In a genomic window of Alcanivorax sp.:
- a CDS encoding PPK2 family polyphosphate kinase, producing the protein MELDRFGWPSGPTLNVQSLPTDFQEPPQQDLDTVLDSLHEYQRRLFANRRHAVLLVVQGLDAAGKDSLIRTLARAMDPAAFRVHAFSRPLGEEVDHDFLWRVWRHLPARGEVVAFNRSHYESVLAERLWPVTEHSSDDWPLKYEAINAFEQHLHREGTRIIKIWLHTSQEEQRRRLLKRLDKPRKRWKFDTADVESWLARDAYLSLVNETLTATHTLHAPWHLIPNDDKKNARAAVAALLLSTLKELAPEYPQENSECIEHYRKVLANPND; encoded by the coding sequence ATGGAACTGGATCGCTTTGGTTGGCCTTCTGGGCCCACCCTCAACGTGCAGAGTTTGCCAACAGATTTCCAGGAGCCGCCGCAACAGGATCTGGATACCGTGCTGGACAGTCTGCACGAATACCAGCGGCGACTGTTTGCCAATCGACGCCACGCGGTGCTCCTGGTGGTGCAAGGGCTGGACGCTGCCGGCAAGGACAGCCTGATTCGCACTCTGGCCCGGGCCATGGACCCGGCTGCGTTCCGGGTCCATGCATTCAGCCGCCCGCTGGGTGAAGAGGTGGACCACGATTTTCTCTGGCGGGTATGGCGGCACTTGCCGGCCAGGGGCGAAGTGGTGGCCTTTAATCGCAGCCATTACGAATCCGTACTGGCCGAACGGTTGTGGCCGGTCACCGAGCACAGCAGTGATGACTGGCCGCTGAAATACGAAGCCATCAACGCCTTTGAGCAGCATCTGCACCGGGAGGGAACCCGGATCATCAAGATCTGGTTGCACACCTCGCAGGAAGAACAACGCCGCCGGCTGCTGAAACGGCTGGATAAGCCGCGCAAGCGCTGGAAGTTTGATACGGCAGATGTGGAGAGCTGGTTGGCAAGGGACGCCTACTTGTCGCTGGTAAACGAGACTCTGACGGCAACGCATACCCTTCATGCACCCTGGCATCTGATTCCCAATGATGACAAGAAAAATGCCAGAGCGGCAGTGGCGGCGTTGCTCCTGTCCACGCTGAAAGAGCTGGCGCCGGAGTATCCGCAGGAAAACTCCGAGTGTATCGAGCACTACCGGAAAGTGTTGGCGAACCCGAATGATTGA
- a CDS encoding VOC family protein, translating to MEPRISMITLGVRDLTTAIRFYEQGLGLPRRAMPDDAPVAFFELNGTWLGLFGHDDLAADAGVEAAGEGFRGVAMAHNVESPQQVDRLLAQAQKAGAQRIKPGQPTDWGGYAGYFADPDGHLWEVACNPHFWVGPR from the coding sequence ATGGAACCACGTATCAGCATGATCACCCTTGGCGTCAGGGACCTGACGACGGCTATCCGCTTTTATGAACAGGGCCTGGGCCTGCCCCGCCGAGCCATGCCCGACGATGCGCCGGTGGCATTCTTTGAATTGAACGGCACCTGGCTGGGGCTGTTCGGTCATGACGACCTTGCCGCTGATGCTGGCGTTGAAGCAGCAGGCGAGGGTTTTCGTGGTGTAGCGATGGCACACAATGTGGAAAGCCCCCAGCAGGTTGACCGACTTCTCGCCCAGGCTCAGAAAGCCGGCGCACAACGGATCAAGCCGGGCCAGCCCACCGACTGGGGCGGCTACGCCGGCTACTTTGCCGACCCGGATGGTCATCTTTGGGAAGTGGCCTGCAACCCGCACTTCTGGGTAGGGCCTCGCTAG
- a CDS encoding 3-hydroxyacyl-CoA dehydrogenase NAD-binding domain-containing protein, protein MSEQTAIRWEQDADNIVTLILDDPNQSANTMNELYGKSMADTVERLEKEKDNIAGVIITSAKKTFFAGGDLRDLLKAKKEDGQVFLDNVTEIKRQLRVLETLGKPVVAALNGTALGGGLEIALACHHRVAINDKSAQFGLPEVTLGLLPGGGGVTRVVRMLGIQDGLMKVLMQGQRMKADKAQKVGLIDELAADRDEMLAKAREWIKANPKAQQPWDQKGYKIPGGDPKNPKFAMNLPAFPANLKKQIKGANYPAPLAIMSAAVEGAQVDFDNASTIEGRYFVSLVTSQVAKNMITAFFFNLQAINAGASRPKDVPKFRAEKVGILGAGMMGAGIAYVTARSGAQVVLKDISQENAEKGKDYSRKLLDKEISRGKMTEEKKEQILSLIHATADAKDLDGVDFVIEAVFESTELKHKVFQEIEDVVKPDAVLGSNTSSLPITGLAKGVKKQDNFIGIHFFSPVDKMPLVEIISGKDTSPEALAKTYDYCQQIKKTPIVVNDARGFFTTRVIGTFANEGIAMLGEGINAQSIEQAAMQAGYPVGTLNLIDEINMETALKIGKAARDDAKREGLELPPEHPSEAVMKKMVEELNRPGKAQGKGFYEYPENGKKHLWPGLKDAFGGDKEIPFEDIKERMMFVEAIEAVKCFDEGVMESVADANIGSIFGIGFPAWTGGVIQYINQYEDGLRGFVARAQELAKLYGDRFNPPASLVEKAEKGEIYK, encoded by the coding sequence ATGAGTGAACAAACTGCTATCCGTTGGGAACAGGACGCGGACAACATCGTTACCCTGATTCTGGATGATCCCAACCAGTCCGCGAACACCATGAACGAGCTGTACGGTAAGTCCATGGCAGACACCGTGGAGCGTCTGGAAAAAGAGAAAGACAACATTGCCGGCGTCATTATCACCTCAGCCAAGAAGACCTTCTTTGCCGGTGGTGATCTGCGTGACCTGCTCAAGGCGAAAAAGGAAGACGGCCAAGTTTTTCTGGATAACGTGACCGAGATCAAGCGTCAACTGCGGGTGCTGGAAACCCTGGGCAAACCGGTTGTGGCGGCCCTGAACGGTACGGCCCTGGGCGGTGGTCTGGAAATCGCCCTGGCCTGTCATCACCGTGTCGCCATCAATGACAAGTCGGCCCAGTTCGGTCTGCCGGAAGTGACCCTGGGTCTGCTGCCCGGTGGTGGCGGTGTCACCCGCGTGGTGCGCATGCTGGGCATTCAGGATGGCCTGATGAAGGTGCTCATGCAGGGCCAGCGCATGAAAGCCGACAAGGCCCAGAAAGTGGGGCTGATCGACGAGCTGGCCGCCGACCGTGACGAAATGCTGGCCAAGGCCCGCGAATGGATCAAGGCCAACCCGAAGGCCCAGCAGCCCTGGGATCAGAAGGGTTACAAGATCCCCGGTGGCGACCCCAAGAATCCCAAGTTCGCCATGAATCTGCCGGCCTTCCCGGCCAACCTGAAGAAGCAGATCAAGGGTGCCAACTATCCGGCCCCGCTGGCCATCATGTCCGCAGCGGTGGAAGGGGCCCAGGTGGATTTCGACAATGCCTCCACCATTGAAGGTCGCTACTTCGTGTCCCTGGTTACCAGCCAGGTGGCCAAGAACATGATTACCGCCTTCTTCTTCAACCTGCAGGCGATCAATGCCGGTGCCAGCCGTCCCAAGGATGTGCCGAAATTCCGAGCCGAAAAAGTCGGTATTCTCGGTGCCGGTATGATGGGCGCGGGCATTGCCTACGTGACCGCTCGCAGTGGTGCCCAGGTGGTGCTGAAAGACATCTCCCAGGAAAACGCGGAGAAGGGCAAGGACTACTCCCGCAAACTGCTCGACAAGGAAATCTCCCGGGGCAAGATGACCGAGGAGAAGAAAGAGCAGATCCTGTCGCTGATCCACGCCACGGCAGACGCCAAGGATCTGGACGGGGTGGACTTCGTGATCGAGGCGGTATTCGAGAGCACCGAACTGAAGCACAAGGTTTTCCAGGAAATCGAGGATGTGGTGAAGCCCGATGCGGTGTTGGGTTCCAACACCTCGTCCCTGCCGATTACCGGTCTGGCCAAGGGTGTGAAGAAGCAGGACAACTTTATCGGTATTCACTTCTTCAGCCCGGTGGACAAGATGCCGCTGGTGGAAATCATTTCCGGCAAGGACACCAGCCCGGAAGCGCTGGCGAAAACCTACGATTACTGCCAGCAGATCAAGAAGACCCCCATCGTGGTCAACGATGCCCGTGGCTTCTTCACCACCCGCGTCATCGGTACCTTTGCCAACGAAGGCATTGCCATGCTGGGTGAGGGCATCAATGCCCAGTCCATTGAGCAGGCCGCCATGCAGGCGGGCTACCCGGTGGGCACCCTGAACCTGATTGATGAGATCAACATGGAAACCGCCCTGAAGATCGGCAAGGCGGCCCGTGACGATGCCAAGCGTGAAGGACTGGAGCTGCCGCCGGAGCATCCGTCGGAAGCGGTCATGAAGAAAATGGTCGAAGAGCTGAATCGCCCTGGTAAAGCCCAGGGTAAAGGCTTCTACGAGTACCCGGAAAACGGCAAGAAGCACCTGTGGCCTGGCCTGAAAGACGCCTTTGGCGGTGACAAGGAGATCCCGTTCGAAGATATCAAGGAACGGATGATGTTCGTGGAAGCCATCGAAGCAGTGAAATGCTTTGACGAAGGCGTGATGGAATCAGTGGCGGATGCCAATATCGGTTCTATCTTCGGTATCGGCTTCCCGGCCTGGACCGGTGGTGTGATCCAGTACATCAACCAGTACGAGGACGGCCTGCGTGGTTTCGTGGCCCGAGCCCAGGAGCTGGCCAAGCTGTACGGTGATCGCTTTAACCCGCCGGCTTCTCTGGTGGAGAAAGCGGAAAAGGGCGAAATCTACAAGTAA
- a CDS encoding acetyl-CoA C-acetyltransferase, translating into MTEAYIYDAIRTPRGRGKKDGSLHTVKPLDLVVGLIDEVKARFPNMDTNRIDDLLLGVVTPVGDQGACIAKTAALAAGLPDTVAGYQLNRFCASGLEAVNTGAQKVASGWDDLILAGGVEAMSRIPMGSDGGAWAMDPITNYKTGFVPQGIGADLIATIEGFSRRDVDEFAAESQARAATAWEKGYFGNSVVPVKDLNGLTVLDRDEHVRAGTTADGLAGLNPSFAMMGEMGGFDAVALQKYHWLEKIDHVHHAGNSSGIVDGASLVVLGNEQVGKDYGMKARGRIVCTAISGADPTIMLTGPGPAAKKALAKAGLKTSDIDLWEINEAFAAVAMRFMKDMDITPDVTNVNGGAIAMGHPLGATGAMILGTALDELERRDKKYALCTLCVGGGMGIATIIERL; encoded by the coding sequence ATGACCGAAGCCTATATTTACGATGCCATCCGTACTCCCCGTGGTCGGGGTAAAAAAGATGGCTCACTGCATACGGTGAAGCCGCTGGATCTGGTGGTCGGCCTGATCGATGAAGTGAAAGCCCGTTTCCCCAATATGGACACCAACCGTATTGATGATCTGTTGTTGGGTGTGGTTACCCCGGTGGGAGACCAGGGTGCCTGTATCGCCAAGACGGCAGCGCTGGCTGCGGGCCTGCCGGATACTGTGGCGGGTTATCAATTGAACCGTTTCTGTGCCTCTGGCCTGGAAGCGGTGAACACCGGTGCCCAGAAAGTGGCCTCTGGCTGGGATGACCTGATTCTGGCCGGTGGTGTGGAAGCCATGAGCCGCATTCCCATGGGTTCCGACGGTGGTGCCTGGGCCATGGATCCAATCACCAACTACAAGACCGGTTTCGTGCCCCAGGGCATCGGTGCTGACCTGATCGCTACCATCGAAGGTTTTTCCCGCCGTGACGTGGATGAATTCGCTGCCGAATCCCAGGCGCGGGCTGCCACTGCCTGGGAAAAAGGTTACTTCGGCAATTCCGTGGTACCGGTGAAGGATCTCAACGGGCTGACCGTCCTGGATCGTGACGAGCACGTTCGCGCTGGTACCACTGCCGATGGCCTGGCGGGTCTGAATCCGTCATTCGCCATGATGGGCGAAATGGGCGGTTTCGATGCCGTGGCCCTGCAGAAATACCACTGGCTGGAAAAGATCGATCACGTCCACCACGCCGGCAACTCCTCCGGCATCGTGGATGGCGCGTCACTGGTGGTACTGGGTAACGAGCAGGTCGGCAAGGACTACGGCATGAAGGCCCGTGGTCGTATTGTCTGCACCGCCATCAGCGGTGCCGATCCGACCATCATGCTGACCGGCCCGGGTCCGGCTGCCAAGAAAGCGCTGGCCAAGGCTGGCCTGAAAACCAGCGATATCGATCTGTGGGAAATCAACGAAGCGTTCGCCGCCGTGGCCATGCGTTTCATGAAGGACATGGATATCACCCCGGATGTGACCAACGTGAATGGCGGAGCTATCGCCATGGGCCATCCGCTGGGTGCCACCGGTGCCATGATCCTGGGAACCGCGCTGGATGAACTCGAACGTCGCGACAAGAAGTACGCGCTGTGCACCCTGTGTGTGGGCGGTGGCATGGGTATCGCCACCATCATTGAGCGTCTGTAA
- a CDS encoding glutathione S-transferase N-terminal domain-containing protein yields the protein MSHNTEVLRSLAASALQQGRGIASKGHRRTPQEPLELYDMEGCPFCRLVREALTDLDLDVLIFPCPKGGERFRPLVERLGGRQQFPYLMDPNTGAALYESADIIDYLYREYGGRPAPRRWLVRSLRTAAAVSASLPRASRGLRALDSQVPEQALELYSFEASPFARLVRERLTELQLPYLLRQCGRDQWQDWVLPPVRRRLLDNYAPRQRNRVALMDRAGRIAIPYLVDPNTGAELFESADILDYLDQTYGR from the coding sequence ATGTCCCATAACACCGAGGTGCTGCGCTCCCTGGCCGCCTCCGCCCTGCAGCAGGGTCGAGGCATTGCCAGCAAAGGCCACCGCAGGACGCCCCAGGAACCCCTTGAGCTGTATGACATGGAAGGCTGCCCGTTTTGCCGTCTGGTTCGCGAGGCACTGACCGATCTGGACCTGGATGTGCTGATTTTCCCCTGCCCCAAGGGCGGCGAGCGTTTCCGCCCGCTGGTGGAGCGCCTGGGTGGACGTCAGCAGTTCCCCTATCTGATGGACCCGAATACCGGGGCCGCGCTTTACGAATCCGCCGATATCATCGATTACCTGTACCGTGAATATGGCGGTCGTCCGGCGCCCCGCCGCTGGCTGGTCCGCAGCCTGCGCACGGCGGCGGCCGTGTCCGCGTCCCTGCCCCGTGCCTCCCGTGGGCTGCGTGCCCTGGACAGCCAGGTGCCGGAACAGGCACTGGAACTCTACTCTTTCGAAGCCAGCCCCTTCGCCCGTCTGGTTCGCGAGCGCCTCACCGAGCTGCAACTGCCCTACCTGCTTCGCCAATGCGGCCGGGACCAGTGGCAGGATTGGGTGCTGCCGCCGGTACGTCGCCGCCTTCTCGATAACTACGCGCCCCGCCAACGCAACCGGGTCGCCTTGATGGACCGGGCCGGCCGCATCGCCATTCCCTACCTGGTTGACCCCAATACCGGTGCCGAACTGTTCGAGTCCGCGGACATTCTGGATTACCTCGACCAGACTTACGGTCGCTAA
- the smrA gene encoding DNA endonuclease SmrA: MATNDDDLFRQEMADVTPIKPDNRANLPRTKRPDSLREQLRRAAVMDERQDRNPLTVPEQVPQIGPTDIVGIKKNGVQEGVYRKLRLGKYDAQDVLDLHRVRLMDARDRVQAFLMKAHEQGLRSVLISHGKGVHSERPGFLKSYVMHWLEESHLVLAYHSAPQNQGGSGATYVLIRKSSQSRQRNREFFMEAGKQQR, translated from the coding sequence ATGGCCACCAATGACGATGATCTGTTCCGCCAGGAAATGGCGGATGTGACACCGATCAAACCGGATAACCGCGCAAACTTGCCCCGGACCAAGCGACCAGACAGCCTTCGTGAACAGCTGCGCCGCGCCGCGGTCATGGACGAGCGCCAGGACCGCAACCCCCTCACCGTCCCGGAACAGGTCCCCCAGATTGGCCCGACGGATATTGTCGGGATCAAGAAAAACGGTGTTCAGGAAGGCGTATACCGCAAATTACGCCTGGGAAAATACGATGCCCAGGACGTACTGGATCTGCATCGGGTGCGATTAATGGATGCCCGTGACCGGGTACAGGCGTTTCTGATGAAAGCCCACGAACAGGGCCTGCGCTCCGTCCTGATCAGCCACGGCAAGGGCGTCCATAGCGAACGTCCGGGCTTCCTGAAGAGCTATGTGATGCACTGGCTGGAAGAAAGCCATCTGGTTCTCGCCTACCATTCCGCCCCCCAGAACCAGGGCGGCAGCGGCGCCACCTATGTGCTGATACGGAAAAGCAGTCAGTCACGGCAGCGCAATAGGGAATTCTTTATGGAGGCGGGGAAACAGCAGAGATAG
- the sthA gene encoding Si-specific NAD(P)(+) transhydrogenase produces MDISAGWDLVVIGSGPAGEAAAMQATKKGLRVAIVEDQKSLGGNCTHWGTIPSKALRHLVRQVIRTQRNPLLRGIINPREVRWQDLIARTREVIDSQVQVRTDFYIRNRVTVFGGRGELLGNNEVKVEDREGRLHLLKTRNVVIATGSRPYHPEDVNFEHPRVYDSDTILTMDHTPRHIIIYGAGVIGSEYACIFTGLGIRVDLVNSRQHLLDFLDTEISDALSYHLREQGCTIRQDEEYKRVVADDDGVTLELQSGKKLRADALLWCNGRSGNTQDMGLDAVGLEPNNRGQLQVNERYQTSVEGIYAVGDVVGWPSLASASYDQGRFCAAAIAGDEVRQVTDVPTGIYTIPGISSVGRNEQELTEAKVPYEVGQAFFRNLARAQITGERVGMLKILFHRETLAVLGIHCFGYQAMEIVHVGQAIMRQPGELNTLEYFIDTTFNYPTMAEAYRVAAINGINRIRR; encoded by the coding sequence ATGGATATCAGTGCGGGTTGGGACCTGGTGGTGATTGGTAGTGGGCCGGCGGGTGAAGCGGCGGCCATGCAGGCGACCAAGAAAGGCCTGCGAGTTGCCATTGTCGAAGACCAGAAATCCCTGGGAGGCAACTGTACTCACTGGGGAACCATTCCTTCCAAGGCGCTTCGCCACCTGGTTCGCCAGGTGATCCGCACCCAACGCAATCCGCTGTTGCGCGGCATCATCAATCCCCGTGAAGTGCGTTGGCAGGATCTGATCGCCCGGACCCGTGAGGTGATCGATTCCCAGGTCCAGGTGCGCACTGACTTCTATATCCGTAACCGGGTGACGGTATTCGGCGGCCGGGGAGAGCTGCTGGGCAACAATGAAGTGAAGGTGGAGGACCGGGAAGGGCGGCTGCATCTGCTGAAAACCCGTAACGTGGTGATTGCCACTGGCTCACGACCCTATCATCCGGAGGATGTGAATTTCGAGCATCCCCGTGTCTACGACTCCGACACCATTCTCACCATGGACCATACCCCGCGCCATATCATTATCTATGGCGCCGGGGTGATCGGGTCGGAATATGCCTGCATCTTTACCGGCCTGGGTATCCGGGTTGATCTGGTGAATTCCCGACAGCATCTGCTGGATTTTCTGGATACGGAAATTTCCGATGCCCTCAGCTATCACCTGCGTGAGCAGGGCTGCACCATTCGCCAGGATGAAGAATATAAACGGGTTGTCGCCGATGACGATGGCGTCACCCTGGAATTACAGTCCGGCAAGAAACTGCGTGCGGATGCCTTGCTCTGGTGTAATGGCCGTTCCGGTAACACCCAGGACATGGGGCTGGACGCCGTCGGGCTGGAACCCAACAACCGTGGGCAGTTACAGGTCAACGAGCGCTACCAGACCAGTGTGGAAGGTATTTATGCCGTCGGCGATGTGGTGGGTTGGCCCTCCCTGGCCAGTGCTTCTTATGACCAGGGGCGCTTCTGTGCGGCGGCCATTGCCGGTGATGAAGTCCGGCAGGTGACCGACGTGCCTACCGGCATTTATACCATCCCGGGGATTAGCAGCGTGGGGCGCAACGAGCAGGAGCTCACCGAAGCCAAGGTGCCCTATGAGGTCGGACAGGCCTTCTTCCGCAATCTGGCCCGGGCACAGATCACTGGTGAGCGGGTGGGGATGCTGAAAATCCTGTTTCACCGGGAGACCCTGGCGGTGCTGGGCATCCATTGCTTCGGTTATCAGGCCATGGAAATCGTCCACGTGGGCCAGGCCATCATGCGCCAACCCGGCGAGCTGAACACCCTGGAGTACTTCATCGATACTACCTTCAACTATCCGACCATGGCGGAAGCGTATCGGGTGGCGGCGATCAACGGGATTAACCGGATCAGGCGGTGA